A window of the Aspergillus flavus chromosome 6, complete sequence genome harbors these coding sequences:
- a CDS encoding guanine nucleotide exchange factor — MHASNSPPTTPSAASNYKATRRMTQSRPSVRETFLDEYNVGDNTNNGMDSGDERDPHDLSLSPKHAARTSIVDNMLLSLDQFASSNASVLDDYRLFNSVFESDLYGRCSPDSMTQRRYRGHTFSSSLSSELDYNPDDAAGLYGTQPGRARRSTSSSNYNSNFRRFGSTRTPDGPSSRGQLYDHRSNSGGGTSGVRGTRQGSKGSSSLHMDFGPPLSGNHRADLAPERRSASFDFGTRQTIIPFKETAVDYDPVSLDGVDAAPTPSIPGGPRKYQVSSQGEYPGTLGPQPSRTPVASRRNSVKSARTRSTAAMTGRENGLTQLGAPILEPPPAIPAATFDPPAPSPTISFNKPIFPTPSDPAPTRERPGFFRRVFGSSKNSTPGAENNQLDLVVSQDNDLRDLNGSTTNLKDRRQPLKSSTAGTTTVRQGAHQVVNKKSSFFRRRKRSVTENVPPPILIPPESGSKPHEVMKPQPSPVSSLRKVMNPYLADASAPGLLHSTESHNRNIGTDKQENKGVDSHAEKPKESFHGAGRVQRPKYSLYPAASSDARDASILGSKIGDEDIPKVNHMDSTSSANPEQLVPRDGIGSRDSGPDSESDRVGGVRNRLTPQDLCVPSLSPVVERFSQKSVSPIESSEETRTVNPGEPEEVKHQSEPRLYDREDEPSPKSLPVDTSGSLKVSTSNISNYYTASNTPVISPVESKSVEISEGKVDLTDNVLEDQPGDSEKEQAQKLYDSQDQVVGNEPAAAWLGDPDRATIRKAYMEFFDWSNMNILAALRSLCNRLILKGETQQVDRVLDAFSIRWCECNPNHGFKASDVVHTICYSLLLLNTDLHLADIEQKMTKGQFVRNTMPTIHRVAFDAAPDGFEALHVAHDKSKVSARESLTSHMDESDRGNMVADKPANAPAKLVNRLSRTDLSVKLSGDPETNTGPLVNVPFNGTDKAWGQQVETVLRDFYTSIQKQRLPLHGAQAEKEALRTSSNHLLSPNPSGLRRSPSTVSRSGSDIYPRGRSADSRYGTARWSSKNRSRARLYPSSVMGSSRTSLEEQSSFWSPSASSTWSKQSLGKLTSVSVDSFGSDYMRGDYQQAIGFANALSQAIIREDSAYSIASTEEVEGTIPLLEDETLQLAGAPWAKEGSLKHKQHLDSADKRAKDRNWNECFAVIQQGWMRLFSFNSSTKSVRHKPKTHTHGGVVVGGGNWTENAEEVRKFLLRQTLASVLPSPGYSKSRPHVWALSLPNGAVHLFQAGTPEIVHEFVSTANYWSARLSKEPLVGGVSNMEYGWSDTVINSALISTENNSNRSPPSSSGARPSIQSSIRSSIDQQGGVRPRLPADRVHISDWAPPQQSMVASNLPEADQLKALRMYVKNVEDELQRHNELRPAMVLAFSPRHPNATKSMANWERKSSYLLRENVKFRTYIETLQRALDLKNKIYASREESSPSRCG; from the exons ATGCATGCCAGTAATTCTCCCCCGACTACGCCTTCTGCGGCATCCAACTACAAAGCtacgaggaggatgacccAGTCACGCCCGTCAGTGCGAGAAACTTTTCTCGACGAGTACAACGTGGGTGATAACACAAATAACGGCATGGACTCTGGTGATGAGCGAGATCCCCATGACTTATCTTTGTCCCCTAAACACGCCGCTCGCACTTCTATCGTTGATAATATGCTCCTGTCGTTGGATCAATTTGCATCCTCAAATGCCTCCGTACTGGATGACTACCGTCTGTTTAATTCCGTTTTTGAGTCAGATCTATATGGTCGATGTTCGCCAGATTCTATGACCCAACGTCGTTATCGCGGCCATACCTTTTCATCGTCTCTGTCATCAGAACTAGACTACAACCCTGATGATGCAGCTGGCCTATACGGGACTCAACCGGGAAGGGCTCGCCGGAGTACTAGCAGTTCGAATTACAACTCTAACTTTAGAAGGTTTGGTAGTACCCGCACACCAGACGGTCCAAGCTCGCGTGGCCAATTATACGATCATCGCTCCAACTCAGGAGGTGGTACCTCTGGGGTTCGCGGAACCAGACAAGGTAGTAAAGGGAGTTCCTCTTTACACATGGATTTTGGCCCACCCCTTTCAGGAAATCATCGAGCGGACCTGGCTCCTGAGCGGCGCTCCGCAAGCTTCGACTTTGGCACCCGACAAACGATCATTCCGTTCAAGGAGACTGCGGTTGATTATGATCCAGTATCATTGGACGGAGTTGATGCAGCTCCTACACCAAGTATTCCAGGTGGACCAAGAAAGTATCAAGTTTCATCGCAAGGTGAATATCCCGGAACTTTAGGTCCTCAGCCGTCGCGCACACCGGTAGCTTCTCGACGGAACAGTGTGAAGTCAGCACGGACGAGGAGTACTGCAGCCATGACCGGCCGTGAAAATGGTTTGACGCAACTCGGTGCGCCTATTCTGGAACCTCCCCCGGCTATACCGGCAGCTACGTTTGATCCGCCGGCCCCAAGTCCTACGATATCTTTCAACAAGCCTATCTTCCCGACGCCCTCTGATCCAGCTCCGACCAGGGAACGTCCGGGCTTTTTCCGGCGCGTTTTTGGTTCATCCAAAAACTCTACACCTGGCGCAGAAAACAATCAGCTTGATCTTGTAGTCTCCCAAGATAATGATCTACGGGATCTCAATGGTTCCACTACGAATCTCAAGGACCGGAGACAACCATTGAAGAGTAGTACGGCGGGTACCACAACGGTCCGTCAAGGGGCCCATCAAGTGGTGAACAAGAAATCTTCATTCTTCCGCCGGCGGAAGAGATCGGTGACTGAGAACGTTCCCCCTCCTATTCTAATTCCCCCAGAGTCTGGCTCAAAGCCACATGAAGTCATGAAGCCACAACCTAGCCCCGTGAGTAGTTTAAGGAAGGTAATGAACCCATATCTAGCAGATGCTAGCGCTCCAGGGCTGTTACATTCCACAGAATCACATAACCGAAACATAGGCACAGACAAACAGGAGAACAAAGGCGTTGACTCACATGCGGAGAAACCCAAGGAAAGTTTTCATGGTGCAGGTAGAGTGCAGAGACCCAAATACAGCCTTTACCCCGCCGCTTCCTCCGACGCACGTGATGCATCGATTCTGGGAAGCAAGATCGGAGACGAGGATATTCCCAAAGTCAATCACATGGATTCTACATCTTCAGCCAATCCAGAACAGCTGGTTCCTAGGGACGGCATCGGTTCGCGCGACAGTGGACCGGACTCGGAGAGTGATCGTGTAGGTGGTGTCCGGAACAGGTTGACGCCACAAGACCTTTGTGTTCCGTCACTATCACCTGTCGTTGAGCGTTTCTCTCAAAAGAGTGTGTCACCTATAGAAAGTTCCGAGGAGACACGTACGGTAAATCCAGGGGAACCGGAAGAAGTTAAACATCAGAGCGAGCCCAGGCTGTACGACCGCGAAGATGAACCCAGCCCGAAATCACTTCCTGTAGATACCAGTGGCTCATTGAAAGTATCGACATCAAATATCTCGAATTATTACACGGCTTCCAACACACCCGTGATTTCCCCGGTGGAATCAAAGTCCGTTGAAATATCGGAAGGCAAAGTCGATTTAACTGATAACGTCCTGGAGGATCAACCAGGAGattcagaaaaagaacaggCTCAAAAGCTCTACGACAGTCAGGATCAAGTTGTGGGAAATGAGCCGGCTGCTGCATGGCTCGGTGACCCGGACCGCGCTACGATTCGCAAGGCATACATGGAGTTTTTCGACTGGTCTAATATGAATATTTTGGCAGCCCTCCGAAGTTTATGTAACCGACTTATATTAAAGGGAGAGACACAGCAGGTTGATCGAGTTCTAGATGCCTTTTCCATACGATGGTGCGAGTGCAATCCTAACCATGGGTTTAAGGCTTCAG ATGTTGTGCACACTATATGCTACTCTCTTCTTCTATTAAATACCGACCTTCACCTTGCGGATATTGAACAAAAGATGACCAAGGGCCAATTTGTTCGGAACACAATGCCCACCATACATCGTGTGGCCTTCGACGCAGCCCCGGATGGGTTTGAAGCACTCCATGTAGCTCACGATAAATCGAAAGTGTCGGCCCGGGAATCTCTGACGTCTCATATGGATGAGTCCGATCGCGGGAACATGGTCGCTGATAAGCCCGCAAATGCGCCAGCAAAGCTCGTGAATCGACTTTCTCGAACTGATCTCTCCGTTAAACTGTCAGGTGATCCTGAAACCAACACAGGCCCGTTGGTAAATGTGCCATTCAATGGAACCGATAAGGCCTGGGGCCAGCAAGTTGAAACCGTTCTTAGGGACTTCTATACTTCGATTCAAAAGCAGAGACTCCCACTTCATGGTGCTCAAGCAGAGAAGGAGGCGCTTCGAACTTCATCGAACCATTTATTGTCCCCTAATCCGAGTGGTTTGCGCAGAAGCCCCAGCACCGTGAGCAGGAGCGGCTCTGACATCTACCCACGGGGCCGCTCAGCCGACTCCCGCTACGGCACCGCGCGCTGGTCCTCGAAAAACCGGTCACGGGCGAGATTATATCCTTCTTCCGTCATGGGTTCCAGCCGGACCAGCCTTGAGGAGCAGTCGTCTTTCTGGAGCCCGTCTGCCTCCAGTACTTGGAGTAAGCAATCTTTGGGCAAGTTAACATCTGTCTCGGTAGACTCATTCGGATCAGACTATATGCGTGGCGACTATCAGCAAGCTATTGGATTCGCTAATGCACTGAGTCAAGCGATAATCCGGGAGGACTCTGCTTATTCCATAGCGAGCACCGAGGAGGTCGAGGGAACCATACCGCTTCTGGAAGACGAGACTCTTCAACTTGCTGGCGCTCCTTGGGCCAAAGAAGGGAGCCTAAAGCATAAGCAACACTTAGATTCGGCTGACAAGAGGGCTAAGGACCGAAATTGGAACGAATGCTTCGCTGTGATACAACAGGGTTGGATGCGgctgttttctttcaattcgtCGACGAAGTCCGTTCGGCATAAGCCAAAAACTCACACACATGGTGGAGTGGTGGTGGGAGGAGGGAACTGGACAGAGAATGCCGAGGAGGTAAGGAAGTTTCTCCTACGGCAAACCCTCGCAAGCGTACTTCCATCTCCCGGGTACTCTAAGTCCCGCCCGCATGTCTGGGCTCTGAGTCTACCTAATGGCGCAGTACACCTCTTTCAGGCTGGCACCCCGGAGATTGTCCATGAATTCGTCTCTACTGCTAATTACTGGAGTGCGAGGTTATCGAAAGAACCTTTGGTTGGTGGAGTTAGCAATATGGAATACGGCTGGAGTGATACAGTCATCAACAGTGCCTTGATATCGACGGAGAATAACAGCAACAGGTCGCCGCCGTCCTCGTCTGGAGCACGACCTAGCATTCAAAGTTCAATCCGGAGCTCTATTGACCAGCAAGGTGGTGTACGCCCCAGGCTTCCGGCCGATCGAGTACACATCAGCGACTGGGCTCCGCCTCAGCAGAGTATGGTCGCTTCAAACTTACCTGAAGCTGACCAACTGAAGGCTTTGCGGATGTATGTCAAGAATGTTGAGGATGAACTACAGCGACATAATGAGCTCCGACCGGCCATGGTTTTAGCTTTTTCTCCCAGACATCCGAATGCCACAAAGTCCATGGCCAATTGGGAGCGTAAATCATCGTACTTGCTGCGAGAGAACGTGAAGTTTCGCACATACATTGAGACTCTACAGAGGGCACTCGACctcaaaaataaaatatatgcTTCCCGCGAGGAGAGCTCGCCTTCCAGATGTGGATGA
- a CDS encoding anucleate primary sterigmata yields the protein MSTGSAQLPSPSFETLNAIESALPPPSSSPLGRSLDTGNELSSLEDEFYATDIMEEGDARREHPLTNSSITGVDGGAHYTQDRTTADAKRDGRSTPAVEQQDLDESSASLNLPPLPDNDDSSLLLLSSDDGDHERLVNQTLMEEKEMRRKLMDMESSFLPEPSTIQIVSRNQHSSADDTYLVGVDERAPEFNKPDNAQSSFAVPDGSSYDMTSTYDGVPIPQTPSLRPEEDMTADSETTPAPPPEWQENNETDLEAVQSSPAAQAAARTVNRNQLSSSEGTRQIGQFFEEPTDGPPVSYLNQTQQSAHQDFRTASRSLSPSQAGPLSGNANYDVEAASRTSSRRGNRPKYLTSRQSVHRLSYSSVTSNNTEVTNSEATLGADYALQSGGAVPGNAGIVHHEQRNNLARSVSLGSMASGISGYSDENLLDKRNPSSTTECGLDTLNEEETPLQSRPGSSQQKHRQNQEEPMAEDTAGLMTPKAKAQDISFPIDTAIAERVKDVQVPSTFVKQFREDYAGRGLSPDKRAGATPAFARSGRSMTLKEQSSTIDRLSKENFDLKMRIHFLNEALNRRSEEGIKEMISENVELKSDKLKLQKDSQTLKRKIRDLEKQLKDQQSDKESMVNHDPEGSDDDGREPAQEEEILFLRERVEVYELEIERLRSESIARESEKRKLAEILKSLNDGRPMGSDVGAREERDMWKDMLEAETAAREQAEEENKRLRDDALRLKSEMSSIIVSTRPTQRDRVESMHSYSAVSDRELNRNTNPSSSSSSTLVMELELLKQENAELRKEVSAQTSMLTSRNREKERLYQEIEELKLGQRRDGGRSIAGDSIFDRSASRAHGRPSSRASDGTAPYPGDDAEREDLEVRNGQLRDQVSALKLDNQAVRTELEEYKRELEEYKKELETLDKAYQERGKEVETFDKAYQADMDQAEEEMQKLQQDLQNLEQERDRALLMADEHNAAFQDLRAEAQDELEALGEELDQKTEECQRLGEELKIQDENLRALQAEMRSASEGIIRLEEDAQNNMQRYKAVQQELEDCNREMESFEKSLFEANTKVQRLTVQIESSQNEIAFLREEQDGDKIRIGDLESELKTYKMSLQSEKDKARELEERLTEERHQREVVGSKEKQEVQRIVNELNREASAAKEEARKLKKSLSAQEIETNTWRERLMDLENNLRETLGDLTGSRSSLISKIMELQKNLESTAWELESTRSKLDETESLLRNRDALLESHGLESRKLAELLERERHSRRADKQSFEQALKSHHQASRTITQNNSRITELENARNQDRKRFTNLEQQFKDQLNERNTMLLMIWKRLSAMCGPDWAHSNSLINGNLPSQEVIGNILFWPGFSRNLLLAVKTLENVILGFKNRIKGVERDLTKQYQAVEHTLSLRIKKLDRLEESMMSIRAQQHKLGQSGLSPEMAKLRGENRLLKAELNLLQSHSRSRGPAGIGPGSPRLESGADLDPTSLVRHNSMVEKPANPNNSRGLTRSSTSGIPQPSHVSSTTTLADGAGAMVHSSRTRHAVGDQGNNEKWIQRLHELEKRLKQEREARLLDRNGARKRLEERDAENQRLRAQLERERVRKDMSTDYSGDNNAGLARGQNLRMIQGTAHDSGDGYGNHRDDDDPSSSDGEGICVDIEV from the exons ATGTCGACAGGGTCCGCTCAACTgccatctccttctttcGAGACCCTTAATGCGATCGAATCTGCGCTCCCACCGCCGTCTTCCTCGCCCCTTGGAAGAAGCTTGGATACTGGAAACGAACTTTCGTCCCTGGAGGACGAGTTCTACGCGACCGATATAATGGAGGAGGGGGACGCGCGGAGAGAACATCCCCTAACAAACTCAAGTATAACCGGTGTAGATGGTGGAGCTCACTACACACAAGACAGAACAACAGCCGATGCGAAACGAGATGGCCGATCTACACCTGCTGTTGAGCAGCAGGATCTTGACGAGTCGAGCGCTTCGCTAAATCTACCTCCGCTACCCGATAACGATGACAGCAGTCTTTTACTCCTGTCCAGCGATGACGGTGATCACGAGCGCCTAGTTAACCAGAccttgatggaggagaaagaaatgcGAAGAAAATTAATGGACATGGAGTCAAGTTTCTTACCGGAACCCTCAACAATTCAAATTGTTTCAAGGAACCAGCACTCGAGTGCCGACGATACCTATCTGGTTGGAGTTGATGAGCGCGCGCCGGAATTCAACAAGCCAGATAATGCTCAGTCGTCCTTTGCGGTACCAGATGGCTCAAGTTATGATATGACGTCAACCTATGATGGCGTTCCGATACCGCAAACCCCCAGTTTGAGGCCTGAGGAGGATATGACTGCGGATTCCGAGACTACCCCTGCGCCCCCACCCGAGTGGCAGGAGAATAATGAGACGGATTTAGAGGCGGTGCAGTCATCGCCCGCGGCACAAGCGGCAGCTAGGACCGTAAATCGGAATCAGCTCTCATCATCTGAAGGTACTCGCCAGATTGGCCAGTTTTTCGAGGAGCCAACGGATGGGCCACCTGTATCCTATTTAAACCAAACTCAACAGTCAGCTCATCAGGACTTTCGCACGGCTTCGCGGAGCCTTTCTCCTTCGCAGGCAGGACCCCTTAGCGGAAATGCCAACTATGACGTGGAGGCGGCCTCACGCACAAGCAGCCGTAGAGGGAATAGACCGAAATATTTGACCAGCCGCCAGTCAGTCCACCGTCTCTCTTATTCCTCGGTGACAAGCAACAATACAGAAGTGACGAATAGTGAAGCAACATTAGGTGCCGACTACGCGCTTCAGTCGGGAGGCGCAGTGCCAGGTAATGCTGGCATTGTCCACCACGAACAGCGTAACAACCTGGCTAGATCAGTGAGCTTGGGTAGTATGGCTTCAGGTATATCTGGGTATAGTGATGAAAATCTCCTCGATAAGAGAAATCCTAGCAGCACTACGGAATGCGGCTTAGATACCTTGAATGAGGAGGAAACACCTTTGCAGTCACGCCCCGGATCATCACAGCAAAAGCACAGACAAAACCAAGAGGAGCCTATGGCTGAAGATACTGCCGGACTAATGACACCCAAAGCGAAAGCGCAGGATATCAGTTTCCCTATAGACACGGCCATTGCAGAACGTGTTAAAGATGTCCAGGTACCAAGCACATTTGTAAAGCAATTTAGAGAAGACTACGCTGGCCGCGGATTATCACCGGACAAGCGTGCAGGTGCCACTCCAGCCTTTGCAAGGAGTGGCCGGTCCATGACCCTTAAAGAGCAAAGCAGCACCATTGATCGTCTCTCCAAAGAGAACTTTGACTTGAAGATGAGAATTCATTTTCTCAACGAGGCATTGAATCGTCGCTCTGAGGAAGGAATAAAGGAAATGATCTCGGAGAATGTTGAGCTAAAGTCAGATAAACTCAAACTTCAAAAAGACAGTCAGAccctgaaaaggaaaattcgtgatttggagaagcagcTCAAAGACCAGCAGTCTGACAAGGAATCTATGGTAAATCACGATCCTGAAGGATCTGACGACGATGGTCGTGAACCAGcacaggaagaagagatacTATTCTTAAGGGAGAGAGTGGAGGTTTATGAGCTCGAGATTGAGAGACTAAGGTCCGAAAGTATTGCCAGAGAAagcgagaagagaaaactGGCAGAAATTCTTAAATCACTTAATGATGGAAGGCCAATGGGTTCGGATGTAGGAgcaagggaagagagg GATATGTGGAAAGACATGCTTGAAGCAGAGACGGCTGCTCGAGAGCAAGCAGAGGAGGAGAACAAAAGGCTACGAGACGACGCGCTACGCCTCAAGAGTGAAATGAGCTCGATAATAGTCTCCACAAGACCAACGCAGCGTGACCGGGTAGAGTCCATGCACTCGTACTCTGCTGTCTCAGATAGAGAGTTGAATCGCAATACAAACCCCAGTAGTTCCTCCAGCTCAACCTTGGTAATGGAGCTGGAGCTCTTGAAACAAGAAAATGCGGAGCTGAGGAAAGAAGTCAGTGCTCAAACATCAATGCTTACATCTCGGAATCGTGAAAAAGAACGTCTCTATCAAGAGATCGAGGAGCTGAAACTTGGTCAGCGACGCGACGGCGGTCGCTCTATTGCTGGGGACAGCATCTTTGATCGGTCCGCATCGCGAGCTCACGGTAGACCATCTTCTCGAGCGAGTGACGGAACTGCCCCATACCCAGGCGATGACGCGGAACGAGAAGATCTGGAGGTCCGGAACGGACAGTTGCGTGATCAGGTTTCTGCGCTGAAACTTGATAACCAAGCTGTTCGAACGGAGCTGGAGGAGTATAAGAGAGAGTTGGAAGAATACAAGAAAGAGTTGGAAACACTTGATAAGGCATACCAAGAGCGTGGCAAAGAAGTTGAGACTTTCGACAAGGCATATCAAGCTGACATGGATCAagcggaggaggaaatgCAAAAGTTACAACAAGATTTGCAAAACCTGGAGCAAGAACGTGACCGTGCACTACTGATGGCGGATGAACATAATGCGGCTTTCCAGGACTTGAGGGCTGAAGCCCAAGATGAGCTGGAAGCCCTTGGCGAAGAGCTTGATCAGAAGACTGAAGAGTGCCAACGATTAGGAGAGGAGCTAAAGATTCAAGATGAGAATCTCCGGGCGCTGCAGGCAGAGATGCGTTCGGCCAGCGAAGGCATCATCCGACTTGAAGAAGACGCACAAAACAATATGCAACGTTACAAAGCTGTCCAACAGGAGCTTGAGGATTGTAATCGAGAGATGGAATCTTTTGAAAAAAGCCTCTTTGAAGCAAATACGAAGGTCCAGCGACTGACAGTTCAAATTGAATCGAGTCAGAACGAGATTGCATTCTtgcgagaagagcaagatgGTGATAAGATCAGAATCGGTGACCTGGAGTCAGAACTAAAGACATACAAGATGAGCCTCCAAAGCGAAAAGGACAAGGCTAGGGAGCTTGAGGAACGTCTGACAGAAGAACGGCATCAGCGAGAGGTCGTAGGAAGCAAGGAGAAGCAAGAAGTCCAGCGAATCGTCAACGAGTTGAATCGAGAAGCATCTGCTGCCAAGGAGGAGGCGCGGAAACTCAAGAAGAGTCTATCAGCTCAAGAAATCGAGACTAATACTTGGAGGGAGCGGCTCATGGACTTGGAGAACAATCTTCGAGAGACTTTAGGTGATCTGACTGGTAGCCGCTCTAGCTTGATCTCCAAAATCATGGAGCTTCAAAAGAATCTTGAGTCGACTGCTTGGGAACTTGAAAGTACCCGCTCTAAACTAGACGAGACCGAGTCGCTATTACGAAATCGCGATGCGCTACTTGAGAGCCACGGGTTGGAGTCTCGGAAGTTGGCTGAGCTTCTCGAACGCGAGCGACATTCTCGCCGGGCAGATAAACAATCGTTTGAGCAGGCACTTAAATCTCACCACCAAGCATCTCGGACCATCACCCAAAACAATTCACGTATCACGGAGCTAGAGAACGCCCGTAATCAGGATCGCAAGCGGTTCACTAATCTCGAGCAACAATTCAAAGATCAGCTCAATGAGCGGAACACGATGCTTCTTATGATCTGGAAACGTTTGTCGGCGATGTGTGGACCGGACTGGGCGCACTCTAACAGCTTAATCAACGGTAACCTACCAAGTCAAGAGGTCATAGGCAACATCCTGTTCTGGCCGGGCTTCAGCCGCAATCTCTTGCTTGCTGTGAAGACACTGGAGAATGTGATTTTGGGCTTCAAGAATCGCATTAAGGGCGTTGAGCGTGACCTTACCAAGCAATATCAGGCCGTCGAGCACACCTTGAGCTTACGGATCAAAAAACTAGATCGTCTAGAAGAGTCAATGATGAGCATACGTGCTCAACAACATAAGCTAGGCCAATCTGGCTTGTCGCCAGAGATGGCCAAGCTTCGCGGGGAGAATCGGTTGTTGAAAGCTGAGCTGAACCTGCTACAATCTCACTCGCGCAGCCGCGGTCCTGCCGGGATAGGGCCGGGCTCTCCACGCCTGGAATCCGGGGCGGACCTTGATCCAACTTCCTTGGTTCGTCATAACTCAATGGTTGAAAAGCCCGCCAACCCCAATAATTCTCGGGGTTTGACACGGAGTTCAACCAGCGGTATACCTCAACCATCCCATGTCTCTTCAACCACGACACTTGCCGACGGTGCTGGGGCCATGGTGCATAGCTCCCGCACAAGACACGCGGTAGGCGACCAAGGGAATAATGAGAAATGGATCCAGCGCTTGCACGAACTGGAGAAAAGACTGAAGCAAGAAAGGGAAGCACGCCTGCTAGATCGTAACGGGGCTCGCAAGCGCCTTGAAGAGCGAGATGCTGAAAACCAAAGGCTTCGAGCCCAACTAGAGAGGGAGCGTGTGCGCAAAGACATGTCAACGGATTATTCTGGCGACAACAACGCTGGTCTGGCTCGAGGGCAAAATCTGAGGATGATTCAAGGAACTGCTCATGACTCTGGTGACGGATACGGTAATCACAGGGATGATGATGACCCAAGCTCGAGTGATGGAGAAGGGATATGTGTTGACATTGAGGTTTAA
- a CDS encoding heat and acid-stable phospho protein: MAPRGRGKFSKPSRGGGKHFSRDVQPVDKHGNPVGLWREPDDDAAASSQEEGEEKEEEEVSESEEESSKEDAKPGSSSPAAAEMTREERRAAAKAKKQAAIAKRNQVQPGDLPPSDSESEVSGVSEGDEELPSNPNHTAKSRSQLKDSNPDKDMSQLSRREREAIEAQQERERYLKLHAEGKTEEARADLARLAIIRERREAERLRKEAEKEEKAELAKQRAAEIEAKLNAKKKGGSKKK, from the exons ATGGCGCCTCGTGGCCGTGGGAAGTTTTCCAAGCCTTCGCGAGGAG GTGGGAAACACTTTAGTCGCGATGTTCAACCAGTCGACAAGCACGGTAATCCCGTCGGTCTATGGAGA GAACCAGACGATGATGCCGCAGCTTCCTCacaggaggagggggaggagaaggaggaggaggaagtgtccgaatcagaagaagaatctTCAAAGGAAGACGCTAAACCTGGATCTAGCTCTCCCGCAGCCGCAGAGATGACTCGTGAGGAGCGCCGggcagcagccaaagccaagaagcaAGCTGCTATAGCGAAACGGAATCAAGTTCAGCCTGGCGATCTACCACCGTCTGATTCGGAGTCAGAAGTTAGCGGGGTTAGTGAGGGAGATGAAGAGCTGCCCTCAAATCCGAATCACACGGCCAAGTCTCGCTCGCAACTGAAGGATTCAAACCCGGACAAAGACATGTCACAGTTGTCGAGGAGAGAGCGCGAAGCCATTGAGGCTCAGCAGGAGCGTGAACGTTATCTGAAGCTGCACGCGGAGGGTAAAACAGAGGAGGCCCGTGCAGATCTGGCTCGTCTGGCTATCATTCGGGAGCGACGAGAGGCAGAAAGGTTACGGAAGGAGgccgagaaagaagagaaggcagaGCTAGCCAAGCAACGGGCTGCAGAGATAGAGGCAAAGCTGaacgcgaagaagaaaggtggttcaaagaaaaagtaa
- a CDS encoding putative integral membrane protein: protein MNPHISVPRQHASPSNFGGTTPASRGSSIRMPRFFKRMFKFPQMDFEMAIWEMTSLLIAPKKVFKSIYYHNTWHRPDPSFTYLLCFFLLLTALAWGLAYAPSFGAIVRLSLLFIFVHFIGSSLLVSTIGYFVIGRLFGPDGAAASLSGLRGGRGRRRGAAQGLFVQPGEKDQLEFGYCFDVSNRAFFPLYLHLYVAQFLLLPLLTHSPSNLLSTFLGNTLYLSALAYYTYITFLGYNALPFLHNTELLLLPILAFAVLWLVSLILGWGIVAQGGSVEGLFWGA from the exons ATGAATCCTCACATATCGGTTCCGCGCCAACATGCCAGTCCGTCTAATTTTGGCGGCACGACACCAGCAAGCCGTGGATCTAGCATCCGGATGCCGCGTTTCTTCAAAAG GATGTTCAAGTTTCCACAGATGGACTTTGAAATGGCTATATGGGAGATGACATCACTGCTGATCGCTCCCAAGAAAGTTTTCAAATCTATCTACTACCAT AATACCTGGCATCGGCCTGACCCCTCTTTCACGTATCtactttgcttcttcttgctcctcACAGCTCTTGCGTGGGGTCTAGCATATGCGCCTTCTTTCGGAGCTATTGTCCGCTTGTCTCTACTTTTCATCTTTGTCCATTTCATCGGATCATCATTGCTGGTGTCGACAATAGGGTACTTTGTCATCGGCCGACTTTTCGGTCCAGATGGAGCGGCAGCCTCCCTCTCTGGGTTGCGAGGCGGACGTGGACGGAGACGTGGTGCAGCACAGGGCTTGTTCGTGCAACCAGGCGAAAAGGATCAATTAGAATTTGGATATTGCTTTGAT GTCTCTAACCGGGCATTCTTTCCTCTCTACCTTCACCTGTATGTTGCTCAGTTCCTTCTCCTGCCGCTTCTTACGCACAGTCCGAGCAATCTCCTCTCTACGTTCCTTGGGAACACGCTCTACCTTTCTGCCTTGGCCTACTACACATACATTACCTTCTTGGGGTACAACGCCCTTCCGTTCTTGCATAATACTGAGTTACTTTTGCTCCCCATCCTCGCTTTCGCGGTTTTGTGGCTTGTGAGTTTGATTTTGGGATGGGGTATTGTAGCGCAAGGAGGCAGCGTGGAAGGTCTCTTCTGGGGTGCCTAA